The DNA window GACCGGCCTGATCGAAACCGCCATCCGGGAGCGCGGGGTTCCGTCGATCTCAATTGCCCTGGTCCGGGGCGATTCGATCGTGTGGAAAGCCGCGTTCGGCTACGCCAACGTCCGGACCAAGACGCCCGCCACCCCGGAGACGATCTACAGCACCGGCTCGACCTTCAAATCCGCCACCGCTACGGGGTTGCTGCAGCTCCTGGAGCAGAAGAAGCTCGACCTCGATGCCCCGGTCAACCAGTATCTCGGCAATATCCAAGTCCAAGACCGACTTCAAAGCGACAAGCCCGTCACCACCCGCCACATCCTCTCGCACTGGTCGGGGTTGAACGCGGGCGCCGTGACCAAGCCGCTCTGGGGCCGCGAGCTGCCGAAGGCCCTGGAGCAGATGGTGTCCGGGCTCTATTCGATCCGCGCGCCGGAAGCCAAGTGGGAGTACAACAACTTCGCCTTCGGATTGGCCGGGCTTCTGCTCGAGAACATTTCCGGCACCGAGTACGAAAAGTACCTGATCGAGAACATCTTAAAGCCGCTCGGCGTCGCCACGCCGCATCCAGTGTATCCCTCGGCTGAGATGGTGGAGTTGATGGCATTGCCGTACAACGCGGGCGGCGCCACCGGCAAGCCAGTACCCGTTGCCCAGGTCCACTTCGACGTCTACCCCGCCGGCGACATCTACCTCACGGCGGAGGACATGGCTCGCTTCCTGGCCATGCACTTGAACGGCGGCACCTTCCGCGGCAAGCGGATCATTTCCGAGGCGTCGGCCAAGCTGGCCCACGAGCCGCCCTACGGCGGGACCTACGGTTTTGGTTGGAGCGTCCGGAAGGAGTCCAGCGGCCACACGATTATTTCTCACAGCGGCGGGATTCCGGGGCAGAGCAGCTATATGATGGGCGACGTGGACGCCAAGGTCGGCGTCTACTACATGTCGAACTCGGGGGCGCCGCCCGCCATCGGTGAGGCCGCGCTCAAGTTGCTCCGGGGCGAAGAGTACGTCCCGCCGGTTGCGGTTGAACGGAAGGCCATCACGGTCGACCCCAAAGTGCTCGACCGCTACGTCGGCACCTACAACCTGGGCGTCGGGATCAGCTTGGTCGTGACCCGGGAAGGCGCCGGCCTAGTCCTCCGGCAACACGGGTCCGACGCTCCCATGGCGCTTCTCCCCGAGACCGCAACGACCTTCTTCGTCAGAGGCCAGGAGTTGATTGTCACCTTCGTCGCGGGGCCAACCGGGGCGATCGACAAGTTGGTGGTTGGAAGCGGTGCCTCCGCGCTGGAAGCCAAGCGGAGCCAGTAGCCGCCGCTTGAGCACGACGCCGGGATCGTCTGGCCGGTGACGGAGCTCGCAACCCCCGATCAACATCGGGGCGGAGCCGCGACTTGTCACATCGGAGCAACTCGATGAGATGATGGAGGACTACTCCCGGACCAGTTCAAAGGTCGCGAGGGCCTCGGGCTGGACATTGATGAATCGCAACCGAGGGACGGCGCGGGGCGCATCGGGCATTCGGGCTGTCCGATCGAAAGGTGGAGGTTGGCGGAGCCGCGATTAGACAAGATCAACCAAGGCCGACCCCCGTCAAGGGGCCAGCGTCGGAACACCGGCCCCGGAGTATCTTTGGTCTCTGAGTTCAACCCCATGGAGGGACATGGCTCCGGACCCCACCTCTCGCCTAGCAACGCTCCGCGACTTCGCCGCCCGCTACACCGCCGCCTGGTGCAGCCAGAGCGCTGCCAGCGTGGCCGCCTTCTTCTCGCCCACCGGCTCGCTCGCCATCAACGGCGCCGCCCCCGCCATCGGACGCGTAGCCATCACCGCCTCGGCGCAGGACTTCATGACCGCCTTTCCCGATCTGGTCGTGACGATGGACGATCTGATCGACGCCGACGCGCGGATCCGCTACCACTGGACCCTCACCGGCACCAACACCGGGCCCGGCGGCACCGGGCACC is part of the Gemmatimonadota bacterium genome and encodes:
- a CDS encoding serine hydrolase encodes the protein MLRPIVRAIVLLGLLAGTPAAAQTGQFNLEKTKTVLTGLIETAIRERGVPSISIALVRGDSIVWKAAFGYANVRTKTPATPETIYSTGSTFKSATATGLLQLLEQKKLDLDAPVNQYLGNIQVQDRLQSDKPVTTRHILSHWSGLNAGAVTKPLWGRELPKALEQMVSGLYSIRAPEAKWEYNNFAFGLAGLLLENISGTEYEKYLIENILKPLGVATPHPVYPSAEMVELMALPYNAGGATGKPVPVAQVHFDVYPAGDIYLTAEDMARFLAMHLNGGTFRGKRIISEASAKLAHEPPYGGTYGFGWSVRKESSGHTIISHSGGIPGQSSYMMGDVDAKVGVYYMSNSGAPPAIGEAALKLLRGEEYVPPVAVERKAITVDPKVLDRYVGTYNLGVGISLVVTREGAGLVLRQHGSDAPMALLPETATTFFVRGQELIVTFVAGPTGAIDKLVVGSGASALEAKRSQ